In Brassica napus cultivar Da-Ae chromosome C2, Da-Ae, whole genome shotgun sequence, the sequence GAGAATGGGTACAGCATCAAGCACTTTCCTCGTTTCCTGACACTAACCGTTTTATACACCACCTAAGAATTTAGAAGTACATAAGAGTGCTCTCAAGAACTTCCATTACTTTCTTgctttaaaagttaataacatTGGCAACTAACTTGTTTTCCTCCCATCATCTCGAAATTTCAtactttttttaagaaataaaagaCCAAAACTGATCTTATTTCCAAATGAGATCACCCATGAACTTAAGTGCTGGAACCCCTCTTATCTCTGCATCTAGCAACGGAGATTGGATCAGTTTCAACCCGGAAAGTTCTGTATCCTTCTTAATAAGTCCAAGCACACGCGTTTGTTCCTGAAAATACCAACAACCATATCACATTGAAAGGTTTATATAAAATAGCTATGTCTACTGGAACTACTAAGCTGATACTGGATTCAAATCAAAAGTTTTGCTTGCACAGAGTTAACTTAGAGTTACCTTTCGTCTCACTGAGCAAAATTTGCAGTCGGATTGGGAATCAGGTAGAAGCTGATTAACAATAAGCCTCTGAACTGGTACATTCTCTTTTATTAAAGATGCATGTAACCTCGAAGACTCGTTTATTGCCATCACCTAAAAGTAAAGATATTAGCCAAGTGAAGTAAATCTAAGTGTCTCAGTAACCTTAATGATCTTTATGAACAAGTAAGAGAGAATGGTGTTACCGTTGGGATGGTCACAATGACAAACTCAGTGGTGTCCACATCACGGAATACATTTCGAACTTTCTCCATCCTTTCTTTCAGTTGGTCCAACTCGTTGGACTGTTAAACAAAATTGAATCATTAGAGTTCTAAAAGGTGAACAAGAGGTATTGATTCAAAGTGAATAACCTATATACTTACAGGTCCTGGTTCTTGTATCTCCTTTTTTTTACCAAAGACGGACGTAAAGGCTGAAGCTGCAGCAGTGATCTTCTTCTTGAgctgaaataatcaaatcattCATTTAGATACAAGTAAAGCTAAAAACATATCAATCTTGCAAGAAAGGAAGCAAATGCTCAAACCTTTGTTATTTTGCTAATGGATGAATCATAGAAGTCAGGAAGAGAAAGTAGCCGCAGAGTATGTCCCTGCAAGAAACTAATTGAATCAACAGAAGAATCCACCAAGTGGAATGTACTCCAAACttagaatatacatatataaactaACCGTGGGAGCAGTATCGAAAACTATACGTGTGAACCTACTGTATTCTGGTGACTCCACAAATTGAAGAACCTGTAAATAGATCTCAATTCTCAACATTTATAAAAGATCatctttttcaaaattaagaagGTAACAACAACATACGTGCCTTGGAAATAGCTGCTATTTCGTCAATACCAGGTGATGCAGCATTGAGCATATCTTCAAGATTCAAATCCCCTAACTACCGAACAAAAAATAGACAACATTATCTTCAAGATATTAACAGAATACACATCCTGGAAGATCTTTAAGACAAACCTCGCCGGCAAACATTCCTAGCCCCATGCTATCCATCATGTTTTTAACGCTCTTATCACCACCAGCCTGGCTTTTAATCTCTTCCTTCATTCTCTCCGGTGTTATCTGTTTTCAACATGAGAACAACAAACCTCAGCAACAAATGCTATGTATCAAGGAGTGTGTGTAAGTTCGTTAATGTTAATCACCTCGAGAGCTagaagtggagaatcaacaCCTTGAACAGGCTTTAACACTCCTCCCGACAAGTCCTGGATACCAAAGAATAACGAAGAGATGAGCTGATAACCAAAGACATTGAGAGCCAAATCAGAAGGTGAGTGTGAGACCTGAGAGAAAGAATCACTCAAGGAGTGAGCAGGATCAGTTGAGACCACGATGGTGGGATGACCATGGTTAGCAAACTTAACCGCCAGAGAAGCAGCACAGCTTGTTTTCCCAACACCTCCTTTACCTCCCAGAAGGTAATACTTTCGCTGATTCGCGGATACCATCTCATCAAAACGGGAAGCTCCTCCTTCAGCAAGAGTAGCCAATGATCTCTCTACAGAGTAGACGCACAAAAGGGAGAAAGCAAATCTTAATGCCACGGATCAAACTGAAGCAAGGTGAGCCACATAACTAACTATTCACTGTGTAATCAAACAGCAATCTATTTACAGGTTCCATCACTAATCAGTAGAAGAAAGTTCTCATCTTAAAACTTCACAGAGAATCTAAAAGTCTGGAAATTTAACATTTGTCTCTCAATTAACAAGTAAGGACAGAGTCAATCATCGAAGTCTGAAACTTTTAACACAAATCAGATCTGAAACCAGAGTGATTCTACTCAGTGAATTCAAAAATGTTTGCTTTAACATATGGGTGATGGAAAAATGTTCAAAAAGGGTACCTCGAAAGAGTGTTCCAGAGAGTCTCCCATCGTGAATCTGGGAATCGAGGGAACTGAAAACCAGAGCTGGTCCGACCCGATGGAGAGAAACAGAGCGTGAAACACGGTTCAAAAGAAGGGAGGCCGCCATTTAAGAAGAGAAGCCGGTGAATGGCACACTGTTCCGGAGGACGCCGAGGGAGTTAAAAGGCGGAGCAGGCCACTGGAGGAAGGAGGGTTTTAGCGAGGTTTTTAGGATATGATCCTTCACTTTTCAGAAAATTGCAAATTAAACCAGTTTAAAGTtgttgacaaacaaaaaaaccagtttaatgttttttcttaaaCCCGGATGAACCCGCCGGTCGGACCAAATTTTATTATCAATCGAATTCGGCATTATTGGAAAACTAAACCAGTTACTAGTAATTAGTGTGGTCACATTGGTTGACATATAATGTTCAAAGACCAAACGTGACATTATTTTATCTCAGGACATTTTTGTTCGTAACTATACACAAAAAACTCATTGGGTTTGGTTGGTGATAACCAAATTTGGAAGTTAGGCCATTGGTATTAGTCTATGAGATTAGTATTGGGCCTTGGAAGTTCTTAGGGTTAGtgagacacatatatatagtttttttttttgaaacacatatatatagtctctTGACCTAATTTTTTACGTAGAGACTTACAAGaataaaaaagacaaaagagagaaaatagggAAGGAGGCAGAATTTTGTATGGGTTTGTCAAGACAGATTTGGAGGGTCAAACGGATTctgatcgggctgatattttgtgggaagaTTCTTCAGTCAGTGAGTTAAaggttcaccgaagggatttagatttcaacggttggatcttctgttgtctggaTTTTAGTGAAGCTGGTCGTCACAGTTCTTCAGCAGTGTTGTCTtgagtgtttggtaaatccgacGGTGAGATTTTCTCTgattgagctgaaatttggcagaggtgttgttgactggtttatcttggatttgtacggtgGGATTAGTCTCTGGTTGCCGTAATCCTTGTGATCGGAGGTCGTTTGGTTTCTgctggttttgaagctttgtgctgctctcttgttgttgttgttcttgtgttggagatagctctttgtagcttgagtctctgttctgttcaggttgttgaacagggaggacgtggttgtactcacatacatttatatagtggattgttGAGTGGACTACAGTCctgtggtttttccttctcacatcgaggaggttttccacgtaaaaagtgTTTGTCTCATTTAGTTATTGCTTATATTATATCCTGCTATCTTCGAAGTACTTTTCTCTCAGATTCTCACAAGGTCAGCGGAAACACGATTGCTACATTCCGCTGCACCTCGTGTCTGCTTTCcccaacaaagtggtatcagagcttctggtTTTAGAGCTTTGGGTTTGATAACTTCGGGTTATTGTTGATTGTGAGAATGATGGAAAATACGAGCAGCATGATAAGCTTGAATGGTGCTAACTATCATCTATGGAAGGGCAAGATGGAGGATTTGCTCTTTGTTAAAAAAATCCATGTTCCAGTCTTCGAGGAGAagaaacctgagaagaagacGGATGAAGAGTGGAAGCTGCTGCATCGCAAAGTGTGTGGGTTGATAATGAGACTGAGACAGATGATCATTCTTTGTGCAAGAAACTGGAGCAGTTGTATGCTAGGAAGACCGGAAACAACAAGatgtacatgatcaagaagttggttgagctgaggtatcaggagGGAACTCCGATGACGGATCACTTGAATGCGTTTCAGGGATTGCTCAACAAGCTGTCTGATATGGGCATCAGgtttgatgatgagattcacgGTCTGTGGCTTCTCGGTACTTTACCGGATTCTTGAGAGGTTTTCAGGATGTCTCTTTGTAACTCCGCGTCAGAAGGTGTTATTTCGATGGATTCAGTGAAGAACAGTGTTCTtaatgaggaagcaagaaggcagtcgaatgctagtagttcgcgttcagatgtctttgttactgaGTCAAGGGGGAGGAGTTCGAGTAGAGAtcccaagagagacaagaacaggagCAGGAGCAAATCTAATAAATTTGCTAACATGGAGTGCTATTTCTGTCACAAGAAAGGGCACATGAAAAAGGATTGCTGGAAGTTGAAAACAAACAGCAAggtaatcaagaagaaaaggtggatcgggtgactgtcaccgaagatcagtttctcattcttcttgaggGTGATGCCATTAATGTCGCATGCCAAGACACCAGTTGGGTGATTGATAATGGAGCCACTACTCATGCAACATCACAGCGGGATTTATTTTCTACCTATAATACGGGTAATTATGGTTCCGTGAAGATGGGAAATGATGCAATGGCTCAAGTTGCTGGCATTGGCGATATATGCTTGGAGACTAGTCTTGGGACTAGGTTGGTGCTTAAGGATGTTAAGCATGTTCCTGATATtaggatgaatctgatatcgACGGGAATACTTGATGATGAGGGTTATTTCAGTTTTCACGGTGGTGGTAAATGGAAGCTCTCTCGCGGTTCTTTGATTGTGGCTCGAGGTGAGAAGTCATCATCCTTCTATTGGATGCAGGCTAAGGTCTCCAAAGGCGCTGTTAATGCGGTGGAGAATGATGGTGCCATGGAGTTATGGCATAAGAGACTTGGTCACATGAGTGAGAAGGGAATGTATGTGTTGTCTAAGAATGAGGTGATTCCAGGAATCTCTGGTTTGCACCTGCAGAAGTGTTCACAttgctttgcgggaaaacaacacAGAGTGTCTTTCAAGTTTTCTGCGCCTTCTAGGAAacccgaggtactggatttggtaCATTCAGATGTGTGTGGTCCAATGAGGACAAGATCTCTTGGCGGCGCATCatattttgtgactttcattgatgatcattcaaggaagttgtgggtatttcctatgaggacgaaggatcaggtgttgggatatttcaagcattttgtggcgttggttgagagacaaacggggaagaagctgaagtgtatccgcagtgataatggtggagaatattcTGGACCATTTGATGCTTATTGCAAAGAGCATGGTATAAGGCATCAGTTCACGCCACCTAAGACTCCACAGTTGAATGGGTTGGCTGAAAGGATGAATAGGACGATTGTCgagaggatgagatgtttgatctcacaatcaggcttatcgatgactttctggggagaagctttgaacacggtgATTCATGTACTGAATTTGTCACCGAGTGCTCCATTGGATGGTGATATTCCAGAGAGGGTTTGGACTGGTAAGGATGTCTCTTACAGtcacttgagggtctttgggtgtaaggcatttgttcatattcccaagGATGAGAGATCGAAGCTTGAGATGAAGTCACGGCAGTGTgtgttcatcggttatggtcaggatgagttcgggtacagattttatgatcccgttgaaaggaagctcgtaaggagcagagatgttgtgttcATGGAAGATCAAACGATTAAGGACATTGACAAGTCCAAAATTCCAGCTCAGGTTTATGAgagtttgattgatttagaggctactccttctacatcggtccacggtgaggttgaggttcaggataatacacccagtgcagatgctcccgcacatgaagatggtagtggtgatcatggtgacgatcatggtgagacacCAACTGCTGAGAACCAACCTATTGTTGTAAGAAGATCCGAGAGAGCTCTTAAACCGTCGACAAGGTATGATCCTAGTGAGTATGTATTATTTACTGATGGGGGAGAGCCTGAAAGCTATGATGAAGCTTTGGAGGATGAACACAAGGATATGTGGTTTGGAGCcatggatgaggagatggattcttttgaggaAAACCATACTTTTGAGTTGGTGGAATTGCCTAAGGGCAAAAAGGCTCTGCTTAATAAGTGGGTGTACAGAATTAAGCATGAGGACGACAATTTGCCACCTCGACACAAGGCTATattggttgtgaaaggctacagccaaaagaagggaattgattatgatgaaatcttttctcctgttgtgaagatgccatccattcgggttgtacttggattggcagcgagccttgatctagaggttgagcaaatggatgtgaagactgCTTTTCTCTAtggtgatttggaggaagagatctacatgGAACAACCAGAAGTCTATGTGAAAAGGGCAAAGAAAATCTGGTTTGCCGCTTGAAGAAaagcctttatggattgaagcaagcaccaaggcagtggtacatgaagttcaagtctgttatgggggagcatggttatgcagagactgattcagaccattgtgtatttgtgaaggtgtttggtgaggatgattttatcatcttgtcactacaagaaaacacgccgatTGCAAGGGAAAATTGCGAGCGAAAATTTTCCTTGCAAATTTGCGACAGATTTGCAACGGAATTGcaagaaaaattattttcctcGCAAATCTCTCGCAAATTTGTGAGAAATTTGCGAGGAAAATTTTTCCTCGCAAATTTGCGAGAGATTTGCGATGGAAGTTACAGCGTCCTCGCAAATCCCTCGCAAATTTGCAATGAAACATTTCTCTCGCAAATTTGCAAGGGATTTATAAGAATTTTGTATGTCTATCTTGTTTCCTCACAGCTCCCTTGCAAATTTGCAATAGATTTGCAAAGAACTTGCATGGTATGTacattttatcatttttctcccaaaatcaaataaagttaataaaaaattattaattaaaatatttagtgtTTAACAAGTACATCGAtgaatatttttggaaatttaatcAATATCAGTCAACTAAATATTTACGGGATAAATATTTTCTGAcacttaaaattaatattacaaaGTACTAAACATCAAAACTCTATAATTTATACAATAAATACACGTCAAAgaagtttccaaaaaaaaattgaaacaaaatttcACGTCAATTGTTTTTTCGAACAACAAATACAAAATACATATTAGTCCAGCAAAAATATACCAATACCCCAAACGAAACCCTAAACTCATTGACTTATGAATTTGCAAGGAATTTGCAAGGGATCACTCGCAATTCCATTGCAAATCTCAAATTTGCGATGAACCCTTGCAATTCCCTTGCAAATTCATTTTTTCCCCAATtactcaaaatttaaataaaatctaatttttataatatatatatatatatatatatatatataatatctcaAACTATataccaaatttaaaattttacattatacatttcaaaaataaataaaaatactagacaacacaaaaacaaaatcactaATCTTAACTCAAACACTATAtctcaaaccctaaaatctatgtataaactCTATACCCCAAATCACTAATCTAGACACTAAATcatttataatgtttaaaatgtaCATCGGAAAATATTTTCCGAAATTTGATTAACTATTGTTATGAACTTAAGTCTCAAGCCTTGATTTGCGCAATTTCCATTGCAAATTTGCAAGAGATTTGCGAGAGACTCGTTTTGAACCGAAtcaataacacttgatttgttATTACAACTAATTAACAGCAAACCCTTATAACTTATATAACTCAAATACGTAAACTAAAAGTTTGGAAAATGTTAAACATATTAATAAACTAGTTTATAAAGCCAAAATATAATCAAACACATCCACTAAATTATCTACCATtaactaaaatgttttaaattttttaaaagtaaaactcTCATTGGTCAATGCATAGATGCAATCTATGACCATTGATTAAACTTGAATCAATGGTTCAGATGTTGTTTCGTTTCAATATCCGCCTCTCCTCCTCATTGGTGGAATATCTAAATGCAAGGATTGTAATCTGTGTCCATTGATTAATTTtgaatcaatggtccagatgcttttttttaatcttctgCTCTCCTCCTTTCACGTCCCGTAGTCTCCTCCTTAACACTTCTTCTTGCTTAACTCTTCCTCATCTgcaattcttcttctttatttccTTAGCATCTCATAATCTAGTCTACAATTTCTTCTTATCTCTCATCCTTCACGAGCCTTTAACCGTTCATCTTCTTTTCCACGCCTCCCTTCCTCATGTACGAATCCAGATCTCCTCCTTTGATGTACTGCCAAATTCGTGAACGCCTCCCAAATCTGAAGCTCGCTCTTCTTCACCGAATTCTCCCGCCTTTCCTCACTCACCGCCTCTGACCAAGTCCCTGAAATCTGTAGTTTTCGCCGTCGTTCGTGACTCTTGccggtgatgaagaagaagcaaggATAGAGACATGGGAAGGACATCGGCCggcgtctttttttttttttaatttttttttttttttttcatttttttttaaattaggttAAGTTGTAAACAGGTAGGTGTGAGGTgccaacaaaaaaagaaataaaaaaaaagttgtaaaccggtttaatatataggaatatgtatttgtaaatttataatattcataaTATATTCTCATATGTACAcatattcacatatatatatacaattaatatatttttcggTAAGAGTGAAATTATTTGTTAGTTATATATatgctatatatttattttatttttcaatttcataattttttaaaaaaatatttttcaagatATTGCGAGGAAACTGCGTTTCTTAAATCTATCGCAAATTTGCGAGGAAACATTTTTCGTCGCAAATTTGCGAGGAAACATTTTCCGTCGCAAATTTGCAAGAAAACATCTCCCGTCGCAAATTTGCGAGGAAACATCTTCCGTCGCAAATTTGCGACAATGGATTTGCGAGGAATATGttttcctcgcaatttccttgCAAAGCGCGATTTGCAAGAGAATTGCGACGGTTTTTTCCCTTGCAACAAAcgtgtttttttgtagtgtgttgttgtatgttgatgatatgttgattgtgggcaGGAACATGGACAAAATTAAGGAGCTGAAAGAGCAGCTCAGTGAGTCCTTtgccatgaaagatatgggtccagCGAAACAGATTCTTGGTATGAGAATTGTTCGAGATAgatgtgagaagctgattcacttatctcaggagaagtacattgaaaaagtacttaagcggtttcacaccgacaagtctaaagtgttgagtactcctcttgctccacacttaagactgagcagtcaacaaagtccgaagacatatgcagagaaggaagatatggagaaggttccatatgcttctgcaGTGGGTAGTTTGATGTATGCCATGGTCTGTACAAGACCAGATTTAGCTTACGCCGTTGGAGTTGTCAGCAGGTTTATCTCCAATCCAGGAAGAGAACATTGGAATGCTGtgaagtggattttgagatatctcAGAGAGATTTTTGATCTGAAGATTACATTTGGGGTTAAGAAGCCTTTACTGGTCAGTTTCACTGATTCTGACATGTCTGGAGATGTTGATTCTAACAAGTCTACTTCGGGTTACTTGGTAACATTTGCGGGTGGAGCTGTGGCATGGCAGTCAAGGCTGCAAAAGTGCGTTGCACTATCTACCACTGAGGCAGAGTTCATTGCTGCAACTGAAGCTTGTAAAGAGTTgttgtggatgaagaacttctgtgaAAAGATCGGTTTCAAGCAAGAAAAGTATGTGTTGCTTTGTGATAGTCAAAGCGCCATCTGTCTCGGGAAGAACTCTACATTTCATTCGAAATCAAAACACATTCAGAGGAGGTATCATTGGATACGAGATGTGGTTGCTTCTAAGGAAGTGGAACTTGAGAAAGTTCATACGGATGATAATGGAGCTGATATGATGACAAAGTCTTTGCCGAGGGGGAAGCTTGAAGTATGCCGAGGGATAGCCGGAATGGCTGTTTCCTCCACCTAGTCGGAGGGGGAGTTTGTTGGGTTCCTTCTAGATGGAGGAAACCCATTGGGTTTGGTTGGTGATAACCAAACTTGGAAGTTGGGCCATTGGTATTCGTCTATGAGATTAGTATTGGGCTTTGGAAGTTCTTAGGGTTAGtgagacacatatata encodes:
- the LOC106416654 gene encoding ATPase GET3C; translated protein: MAASLLLNRVSRSVSLHRVGPALVFSSLDSQIHDGRLSGTLFRERSLATLAEGGASRFDEMVSANQRKYYLLGGKGGVGKTSCAASLAVKFANHGHPTIVVSTDPAHSLSDSFSQDLSGGVLKPVQGVDSPLLALEITPERMKEEIKSQAGGDKSVKNMMDSMGLGMFAGELGDLNLEDMLNAASPGIDEIAAISKVLQFVESPEYSRFTRIVFDTAPTGHTLRLLSLPDFYDSSISKITKLKKKITAAASAFTSVFGKKKEIQEPGPSNELDQLKERMEKVRNVFRDVDTTEFVIVTIPTVMAINESSRLHASLIKENVPVQRLIVNQLLPDSQSDCKFCSVRRKEQTRVLGLIKKDTELSGLKLIQSPLLDAEIRGVPALKFMGDLIWK